In Numidum massiliense, a single genomic region encodes these proteins:
- the rplB gene encoding 50S ribosomal protein L2, translating into MSIKNFKATSPARRQMTVSSFDEITTSEPEKSLLAPLHKKAGRNNQGRITMRHHGGGHKRMYRIIDFKRDKDGIPGRVATIEYDPNRSANIALIHYVDGEKRYILAPHGLKVGDMIESGPDADIKTGNALPLANIPVGTVIHNIELKPGRGGQLVRAAGTEGQLLGKEKGYAIIRLASSEMRMVRLECRATVGQVGNVDHENITIGKAGRSRWLGRRPSVRGSVMNPNDHPHGGGEGKAPIGLKSPVTPWGKPTLGYKTRKKNKPSNKYIVRRRKKK; encoded by the coding sequence ATGTCCATTAAGAATTTTAAAGCGACCTCCCCGGCTCGGCGCCAAATGACCGTATCCTCGTTTGATGAAATTACGACGAGCGAACCGGAAAAGTCACTGCTGGCTCCGCTGCACAAAAAGGCTGGTCGCAACAACCAAGGTAGAATTACGATGCGGCACCACGGCGGTGGACATAAGCGCATGTACCGCATCATCGATTTTAAACGGGACAAGGATGGCATACCCGGACGCGTTGCCACGATCGAATACGATCCGAACCGTTCGGCGAACATCGCACTGATTCATTATGTCGACGGTGAAAAACGTTACATTCTCGCGCCGCACGGCTTGAAAGTGGGCGATATGATCGAATCGGGTCCTGACGCGGACATTAAAACGGGTAACGCCCTGCCGCTCGCGAACATCCCGGTCGGTACGGTGATCCACAACATCGAACTTAAACCAGGTCGCGGCGGACAACTCGTGCGCGCCGCTGGCACGGAAGGTCAGTTGCTCGGTAAAGAAAAAGGGTATGCGATCATTCGCTTAGCTTCGAGTGAGATGCGCATGGTACGCCTCGAATGCCGCGCGACCGTCGGACAAGTTGGCAACGTCGACCACGAAAACATCACCATCGGGAAAGCTGGCCGTAGCCGCTGGTTAGGTCGTCGCCCATCGGTACGCGGTTCCGTCATGAACCCGAACGATCACCCGCACGGCGGCGGTGAAGGTAAAGCGCCGATCGGTCTGAAATCGCCGGTCACCCCATGGGGTAAGCCGACACTCGGTTACAAGACGCGGAAGAAGAACAAGCCGTCCAACAAGTACATCGTACGGCGCCGCAAAAAGAAATAA
- the rpsJ gene encoding 30S ribosomal protein S10: MAKQKIRIRLKAYDHRILDQSAEKIVDTAKRSGANVSGPVPLPTEKNVYTVLRAVHKYKDAREQFEMRTHKRLIDIINPTPKTVDSLMRMDLPYGVDIEIKL; encoded by the coding sequence ATGGCAAAACAAAAAATCCGCATTCGTTTAAAAGCTTATGACCATCGGATCTTGGATCAGTCGGCTGAAAAAATTGTTGACACTGCAAAGCGTTCTGGAGCGAACGTATCGGGACCGGTGCCGTTGCCAACCGAAAAAAATGTGTATACCGTTCTTCGCGCCGTACACAAGTACAAAGATGCGCGCGAACAATTCGAGATGCGCACACATAAACGGCTCATCGACATCATCAATCCAACACCGAAAACGGTCGATTCGCTCATGCGTATGGATTTGCCTTACGGTGTCGACATTGAGATAAAACTGTAA
- the tuf gene encoding elongation factor Tu yields the protein MGKAKYERSKPHVNIGTIGHVDHGKTTLTAAITTVLSAAGGAEAMAYDKIDNAPEERERGITISTSHVEYETDNRHYAHVDCPGHADYVKNMITGAAQMDGAILVVSAADGPMPQTREHILLSKQVGVKNIVVFLNKCDMVDDEELLELVEMEVRDLLTEYDFPGDDIPVVKGSALKALEDPTGDWSKNILELMAEVDKYVPTPDRDVDKAFLMPVEDVFSITGRGTVATGRVESGVVKVGDEVEIVGISSETRKVVVTGVEMFRKLLDQAEAGDNIGVLLRGVERSDIERGQVLATPGSVKPHTKFSGEVYVSSKEEGGRHTPFFNGYRPQFYFRTTDVTGVVSLPEGTEMVMPGDNVTMDVELIAPIAIEEGTRFAIREGGRTVGAGVVTKINE from the coding sequence ATGGGAAAAGCAAAATATGAACGTTCAAAACCACACGTAAACATTGGGACGATCGGTCACGTCGACCACGGTAAAACGACGTTGACTGCGGCAATCACGACGGTTCTCTCTGCAGCTGGCGGCGCAGAAGCGATGGCTTACGACAAAATCGACAACGCGCCGGAAGAGCGCGAACGCGGCATCACGATTTCAACCTCGCACGTCGAGTACGAAACGGACAACCGCCACTACGCGCACGTCGACTGCCCAGGTCACGCGGACTACGTCAAAAACATGATTACCGGTGCCGCACAAATGGACGGGGCGATCTTGGTTGTCTCCGCTGCTGACGGCCCGATGCCGCAAACGCGTGAACACATTCTGTTGTCCAAGCAAGTTGGCGTCAAAAACATCGTCGTCTTCTTGAACAAGTGTGACATGGTCGACGACGAAGAATTGCTGGAACTTGTCGAAATGGAAGTACGCGACCTCTTAACCGAGTACGACTTCCCGGGCGACGACATTCCGGTCGTTAAAGGTTCTGCTTTAAAAGCTCTCGAGGATCCGACAGGTGACTGGTCGAAAAACATTCTCGAACTGATGGCAGAAGTTGACAAATACGTCCCGACCCCGGATCGCGACGTCGACAAAGCTTTCCTCATGCCGGTCGAAGACGTCTTCTCCATTACCGGTCGCGGAACGGTTGCCACGGGTCGCGTCGAGTCCGGTGTGGTCAAAGTTGGCGACGAAGTGGAAATCGTCGGCATTTCGAGCGAAACGCGCAAAGTGGTCGTCACTGGCGTAGAAATGTTCCGCAAGCTACTCGACCAAGCGGAAGCGGGCGACAACATCGGTGTCCTCCTGCGCGGTGTCGAAAGATCCGACATCGAACGTGGACAAGTATTGGCCACGCCTGGTTCGGTGAAGCCGCACACGAAATTCTCCGGTGAAGTATACGTCTCGTCCAAAGAAGAAGGCGGCCGCCACACCCCGTTCTTTAACGGCTACCGTCCGCAATTTTACTTCCGCACGACGGACGTCACCGGTGTCGTCTCATTGCCGGAAGGCACCGAAATGGTCATGCCTGGCGATAACGTGACGATGGACGTCGAATTGATCGCGCCAATCGCCATTGAAGAAGGTACCCGCTTCGCGATCCGCGAAGGTGGACGTACCGTTGGCGCGGGCGTCGTTACGAAAATTAACGAGTAA
- the rplD gene encoding 50S ribosomal protein L4 — protein MPKVAIRNMNGSEVGELELSQAVFGVEPNETVLHEAVVMQQAAARRGTHNVKNRSEVRGGGRKPWRQKGTGRARQGSIRSPQWVGGGVVFGPTPRNYGYKLPKKVRRLAIKSALSAKVKGDGLVVLDKLTLDAPKTKEIAQVLKNLDAEKALIVCKDYDENTSLSTRNIPGVTYIAANKINVLDVLAHDKLIMTVDAVSDVEEVLGS, from the coding sequence ATGCCTAAAGTAGCAATTCGGAATATGAACGGTTCCGAAGTCGGCGAACTCGAACTGTCGCAAGCTGTGTTCGGTGTTGAACCGAACGAAACAGTGTTGCACGAAGCAGTCGTCATGCAGCAAGCCGCAGCGCGCCGCGGCACACACAACGTAAAAAATCGCTCGGAAGTAAGAGGCGGAGGCCGCAAACCGTGGCGGCAAAAAGGAACGGGTAGAGCGCGTCAAGGGAGTATTCGCTCGCCACAATGGGTCGGCGGAGGTGTCGTGTTTGGTCCGACGCCGCGCAACTACGGCTATAAATTACCGAAAAAAGTACGCCGCCTAGCGATCAAATCCGCCCTGTCGGCAAAAGTAAAAGGCGACGGGCTCGTCGTGTTAGATAAACTGACGTTAGACGCGCCGAAGACGAAAGAAATAGCACAAGTACTGAAAAACTTGGACGCGGAAAAAGCGCTCATCGTCTGTAAAGATTACGATGAAAACACGTCGTTATCTACGCGCAACATTCCGGGAGTTACCTATATTGCCGCAAACAAAATCAATGTACTCGACGTGCTCGCACACGACAAGTTGATTATGACTGTGGACGCCGTCTCCGACGTGGAGGAGGTGCTAGGTTCATGA
- the rpsG gene encoding 30S ribosomal protein S7 — protein sequence MPRKGPVARRDVLPDPIYSSKLVTRLINRMMIDGKRGVAQNILYDSFEIVRERTGKDPLEVFEQALKNVMPVLEVKARRVGGSNYQVPVEVKPERRKSLALRWLVNYARLRGEKTMQERLAAEIMDAANNTGAAVKKKEETHRMAEANKAFAHYRW from the coding sequence ATGCCGAGAAAAGGACCCGTTGCTCGCCGAGATGTATTGCCGGATCCGATTTACAGCAGTAAATTAGTGACTCGTTTAATCAATCGCATGATGATTGATGGCAAAAGAGGTGTAGCACAAAACATCCTTTACGATTCATTTGAGATCGTCCGCGAGCGTACAGGAAAAGACCCGTTGGAAGTGTTTGAACAAGCACTGAAGAACGTTATGCCAGTGCTCGAAGTTAAAGCGCGTCGCGTCGGGGGCTCAAACTACCAGGTACCTGTGGAAGTGAAGCCAGAGCGGCGCAAAAGTCTCGCCTTGCGTTGGCTCGTCAACTACGCACGCTTACGCGGCGAAAAGACGATGCAAGAGCGTTTGGCAGCGGAAATTATGGACGCCGCAAACAACACCGGTGCAGCAGTTAAGAAAAAAGAAGAGACGCACCGCATGGCTGAAGCGAACAAGGCGTTTGCACACTACCGCTGGTAA
- the rplW gene encoding 50S ribosomal protein L23, whose product MKDPRDIIIRPLITEKATDLMEEKQYVFEVHPRANKTEIKRAVEAIFNVKVVSVSTIKMPRKFKTFGRYSGYTALRKKAVVRLSEDSKPLEYFETV is encoded by the coding sequence ATGAAAGACCCTCGCGATATCATTATCCGCCCGCTCATTACGGAAAAGGCGACAGACCTGATGGAAGAGAAACAGTACGTTTTTGAAGTACACCCACGGGCGAACAAGACGGAAATTAAACGAGCGGTAGAAGCGATTTTTAATGTGAAAGTCGTTAGCGTCAGCACGATCAAAATGCCGCGCAAGTTTAAGACGTTTGGACGCTATTCCGGATATACGGCCTTGCGGAAAAAAGCGGTTGTCCGCTTGAGTGAAGACAGCAAGCCGCTTGAATACTTTGAGACTGTTTAA
- the fusA gene encoding elongation factor G, which translates to MAREFSLKDTRNIGIMAHIDAGKTTTTERILFYTGRVHKIGETHEGSATMDWMEQEQERGITITSAATTAQWKGHRINIIDTPGHVDFTVEVERSLRVLDGAVGVFCAKGGVEPQSETVWRQADKYHVPRIAYVNKMDIIGANFLGAVEQMRERLGANAVPIQLPIGKEDTFEGVIDLIENKAYYYLDDLGKSSEARDIPDDYKAQAEEYRSSLVEAVAELDEDLMMKYLEGEDLTEDEIHAALRKGTCNVEIIPVLCGSSYKNKGVQPLLDAVVQYMPSPLDVPAIKGQLPNGEEAERQSEDDAPLAALAFKIATDPYVGKLTFIRVYSGSLESGSYVLNSTKEKRERIGRILQMHANHREEIKELHAGDIAAAVGLKDTATGDTLCDEKHPIILESMVFPDPVIDLAIEPKTKADQEKMSIALAKLGEEDPTFKTKTNEETGQTIISGMGELHLDVIVDRLLREFRVEANIGKPQVAYRETFRSAAEVEGKFIRQSGGRGQYGHVWVRFEPLEEGGGFEFENKIVGGVVPREYIPAVQNGIEESMQNGVIAGFPLVDVKATLYDGSYHDVDSSEMAFKIAGSLALKAAKSKCNPVLLEPIMKVEITIPEEYLGDIMGDVNSRRGRIEGMDDRAGAKIIRSFVPLSEMFGYATTLRSRTQGRGVYTMFFDHYEEVPKNIAEEIISKATGE; encoded by the coding sequence ATGGCTCGCGAATTCTCCTTAAAAGACACGCGCAACATCGGTATTATGGCCCATATCGATGCGGGTAAAACGACGACGACAGAGCGCATTTTGTTCTATACTGGCCGCGTACACAAAATTGGGGAGACCCACGAAGGGTCAGCCACGATGGACTGGATGGAACAAGAGCAAGAGCGCGGTATTACGATTACGTCGGCTGCGACGACGGCGCAGTGGAAAGGTCACCGCATTAACATTATCGATACACCGGGTCACGTCGACTTTACCGTTGAAGTCGAACGGTCGCTACGCGTGTTGGATGGAGCAGTTGGCGTGTTCTGTGCGAAAGGCGGCGTGGAGCCACAGTCGGAAACGGTGTGGCGACAAGCAGACAAATACCACGTCCCGCGGATCGCTTACGTCAACAAAATGGACATTATCGGCGCGAACTTCTTAGGCGCTGTCGAGCAAATGCGCGAACGGTTAGGCGCAAATGCTGTCCCGATTCAGTTGCCGATCGGGAAGGAAGACACTTTCGAAGGAGTCATTGACTTAATCGAAAATAAAGCCTACTATTATCTGGATGACCTCGGAAAAAGCTCCGAAGCGCGGGATATTCCGGATGATTACAAAGCGCAAGCAGAAGAGTATCGCAGCTCGTTAGTAGAAGCTGTTGCCGAATTAGATGAAGATTTAATGATGAAATACTTGGAAGGCGAAGATTTGACGGAGGACGAAATTCACGCCGCTCTGCGCAAAGGGACGTGTAACGTGGAAATCATCCCCGTCCTGTGCGGCTCTTCCTATAAAAACAAAGGCGTTCAGCCGTTGTTGGACGCGGTCGTGCAATATATGCCTTCGCCGCTCGACGTTCCGGCGATTAAAGGACAGTTGCCGAACGGTGAAGAGGCTGAACGGCAATCGGAAGACGACGCACCGCTCGCAGCACTTGCCTTCAAAATTGCAACTGACCCGTACGTCGGTAAACTGACGTTTATCCGCGTCTACTCCGGATCGCTCGAGTCTGGGTCGTACGTGCTCAACTCGACGAAGGAAAAACGGGAACGCATCGGGCGCATCTTGCAGATGCATGCGAACCACCGTGAAGAAATTAAAGAGTTGCACGCTGGCGACATCGCTGCCGCTGTCGGTTTGAAAGATACGGCGACCGGTGATACGCTATGTGATGAGAAGCACCCGATCATTCTCGAATCGATGGTCTTCCCGGATCCGGTGATCGACTTGGCGATCGAGCCGAAGACGAAAGCGGACCAGGAAAAAATGTCGATCGCGCTCGCCAAACTGGGCGAAGAAGATCCGACGTTTAAAACGAAGACGAACGAAGAAACCGGGCAAACGATTATTTCCGGTATGGGTGAGCTTCACTTGGACGTCATCGTCGACCGCTTGCTCCGCGAATTCAGGGTGGAAGCGAACATCGGTAAGCCGCAAGTGGCGTATCGGGAAACGTTCCGCTCCGCTGCAGAAGTCGAAGGGAAATTCATTCGTCAATCCGGTGGCCGCGGTCAATACGGTCACGTATGGGTGCGCTTCGAGCCGCTCGAAGAAGGCGGCGGGTTCGAATTCGAAAACAAAATTGTCGGTGGGGTCGTACCGCGTGAATACATTCCAGCGGTACAGAACGGGATCGAAGAATCGATGCAAAACGGCGTGATAGCCGGTTTCCCACTCGTCGACGTGAAAGCGACGCTGTACGACGGTTCGTACCACGACGTCGACTCGTCGGAAATGGCATTTAAAATCGCTGGCTCACTCGCTTTAAAAGCGGCGAAATCGAAATGTAACCCAGTGTTACTCGAGCCGATCATGAAGGTGGAAATTACGATCCCCGAAGAATATTTGGGTGACATCATGGGCGATGTCAACTCGCGGCGCGGACGCATCGAAGGGATGGACGACCGGGCCGGGGCAAAAATTATTCGCTCCTTCGTACCGCTTTCGGAGATGTTCGGTTACGCGACGACGCTGCGGTCGCGCACGCAAGGCCGCGGGGTTTACACCATGTTCTTCGACCACTACGAAGAAGTGCCGAAGAATATCGCCGAAGAAATCATTAGCAAGGCGACCGGCGAATAA
- a CDS encoding ribosomal L7Ae/L30e/S12e/Gadd45 family protein, giving the protein MSYDKVKQATNICVGAKETVKALEELQLCEVVVAKDADAHVTEPIVAMCGRHGVNVAYVDSMKQLGKASNIKVGASTVGIYK; this is encoded by the coding sequence ATGTCTTATGATAAAGTGAAGCAGGCAACGAACATTTGTGTAGGCGCGAAAGAGACTGTCAAAGCGCTGGAAGAACTGCAACTGTGTGAAGTAGTCGTTGCGAAAGACGCCGATGCACACGTGACGGAACCGATCGTCGCGATGTGCGGCCGGCACGGCGTAAACGTGGCGTACGTCGATTCGATGAAACAGTTAGGAAAAGCAAGTAACATCAAGGTTGGGGCTTCGACAGTAGGCATATATAAATAG
- the rplC gene encoding 50S ribosomal protein L3, translating to MKGILGKKLGMTQVFAADGEAIPVTVIEAGPCVVLQVKDQQKDGYEAIQLGFGDRKEHQATKPAVGHAKKAETAPKRYIREIRDVSVTDYKLGDEVKADIFAQGDKVDVVGESKGKGFAGSIKRHNQARGPMSHGSRYHRGPGSLGAVDPARVFKGRPLPGRMGGERVTIQNLEVVQVDAERNLLLIKGSIPGAKNSFVTVKSAIKSK from the coding sequence ATGAAAGGTATCTTAGGGAAAAAACTTGGCATGACGCAAGTGTTTGCCGCAGACGGCGAAGCGATTCCGGTAACCGTCATCGAAGCCGGGCCGTGTGTCGTGTTGCAAGTGAAGGATCAACAAAAAGACGGTTACGAGGCGATTCAGCTCGGCTTCGGTGACCGCAAAGAACACCAAGCGACGAAGCCGGCAGTCGGCCACGCAAAAAAGGCAGAAACCGCCCCTAAGCGCTACATTCGGGAAATTCGCGACGTAAGTGTGACAGACTATAAGTTGGGCGACGAAGTGAAAGCTGATATTTTCGCTCAAGGAGATAAAGTAGATGTCGTCGGCGAGTCGAAAGGTAAAGGATTTGCAGGTTCGATTAAGCGGCACAATCAAGCGCGCGGTCCGATGTCCCACGGCTCTCGCTACCACCGCGGCCCAGGTTCGCTCGGTGCAGTAGACCCAGCACGCGTCTTTAAAGGACGCCCGTTACCAGGTCGGATGGGTGGCGAACGGGTGACGATTCAAAACTTGGAAGTCGTCCAAGTCGATGCGGAACGAAACTTACTCCTCATCAAAGGATCGATTCCAGGTGCGAAAAATAGTTTTGTTACAGTTAAATCGGCAATTAAGAGTAAGTAG
- the rpsL gene encoding 30S ribosomal protein S12 gives MPTINQLVRKGRKSKTTKSDSPALQHGYNSYRKSLTNLSSPQKRGVCMRVGTMTPKKPNSALRKYARVRLTNQIEVTAYIPGIGHNLQEHSVVLVEGGRVKDLPGVRYHIVRGALDTAGVQDRKQARSKYGTKRPK, from the coding sequence ATGCCGACAATTAACCAGCTAGTGCGCAAAGGACGCAAAAGCAAGACGACGAAATCGGACTCGCCGGCTTTGCAACACGGCTATAACAGCTACCGCAAATCGCTGACGAACTTGAGTTCTCCGCAAAAGCGCGGCGTATGTATGCGTGTCGGGACGATGACTCCGAAGAAACCGAACTCGGCGTTGCGTAAGTATGCACGGGTACGCTTGACGAACCAAATCGAAGTGACTGCTTATATTCCGGGGATTGGTCACAATTTGCAAGAACACAGTGTCGTCCTCGTCGAGGGCGGACGCGTCAAAGACTTGCCCGGGGTTCGTTACCACATTGTGCGCGGCGCGCTGGATACAGCGGGTGTACAAGACCGCAAACAAGCGCGTTCAAAATACGGTACAAAACGTCCGAAGTAA